One Candidatus Wallbacteria bacterium genomic window carries:
- a CDS encoding sodium-translocating pyrophosphatase yields MRFLALLVMLTSLPLWASESNIKIPDLSYGQTQFLYIGLIICVLGCFFGFFQYQRVKALPIHKAMADTSNLIYETCKTYLIQQGKLLIVLETFIALCIIFYFGYLQENAASGVLLILLWSVIGILGSYGVAWFGIRMNTVANGRMAFASLEKNPIKLFNIPLDAGMSIGVLLVSVELVMMLIILLFVPREWAGNCFVGFAIGESLGASALRICGGIFTKIADIGSDLMKIVFNIKEDDPRNPGVIADCTGDNAGDSVGPTADGFETYGVTGVALISFIVLAVTKVEDQTELLTWIFVMRILMIVTSLVSFWITKAYTTSANQGNDDLDFEHQLTMLVWITSLLSICMTFGVSYWQLSGMPDNLWLKLSVIISCGTLAAALIPEFTKIFTSTKSAHVKEVVTASREGGASLTILSGIVAGNFSAFWIGLIIMVLMFAAYVTSSYGLAAFMLYPSIFAFGLVAFGFLGMGPVTIAVDSYGPVTDNAQSIYELSMIESVPNVAAEIEKEFKFKPDFEKSKHYLEANDGAGNTFKATAKPVLIGTAVVGATTMIFSLILVLKNTLGVEPEKVLNLLNPYSILGTIAGGMVIYWFSGASMQAVTTGAYRAVEYIKKNIKLEEQAGADIEKSKEVVKICTQYAQAGMFNIFLAIFCFTLAFAFFSAADNANPMPAAFFISYLISIAVFGLFSAIYMANAGGCWDNAKKLVEVDLKEKGTPLHEATVIGDTVGDPFKDTTSVALNPIIKFTTLFGLLAMEIAIVPSFVPIAPKVGFLFFLVALFFVWRSFYGMRIPAKDAA; encoded by the coding sequence ATGAGGTTTCTAGCGCTGCTCGTAATGCTTACCAGCCTGCCGCTCTGGGCCAGCGAATCCAACATTAAAATTCCGGATCTTTCTTACGGACAGACCCAGTTTTTGTACATAGGGCTCATAATCTGTGTACTGGGCTGTTTTTTCGGCTTTTTCCAGTACCAGCGAGTCAAAGCCCTGCCGATTCACAAAGCCATGGCAGATACGTCAAACCTGATTTACGAGACCTGCAAAACCTATCTGATCCAGCAGGGAAAACTGTTGATAGTGCTGGAAACATTCATCGCGCTCTGCATAATCTTCTATTTCGGATATCTCCAGGAAAACGCGGCATCCGGAGTGCTTCTGATCCTGCTCTGGTCTGTGATCGGCATTCTGGGCTCATACGGAGTGGCCTGGTTCGGCATCCGCATGAATACGGTGGCCAACGGCCGGATGGCCTTTGCCTCGCTCGAGAAGAATCCGATCAAGCTTTTCAACATTCCGCTGGACGCAGGCATGAGCATCGGCGTGCTGCTTGTCTCTGTGGAACTGGTGATGATGCTGATCATCCTGCTTTTCGTGCCCAGGGAATGGGCTGGAAACTGTTTCGTAGGCTTCGCGATCGGTGAATCGCTGGGTGCGAGCGCACTCAGGATCTGCGGCGGAATTTTCACCAAGATTGCCGACATCGGCTCTGACTTGATGAAGATAGTTTTCAACATCAAGGAAGACGACCCCCGCAACCCGGGCGTGATCGCCGACTGCACAGGCGACAATGCAGGCGATTCAGTTGGCCCCACAGCCGATGGTTTTGAAACATACGGTGTGACCGGCGTGGCCCTGATCAGCTTCATTGTACTCGCTGTGACTAAGGTGGAGGATCAGACCGAGCTTCTGACCTGGATCTTCGTCATGCGTATTTTGATGATCGTAACTTCTCTGGTGTCCTTCTGGATCACTAAAGCTTATACCACTTCAGCCAATCAGGGAAATGATGATCTGGATTTCGAGCATCAGCTGACCATGCTGGTCTGGATCACCTCGCTGCTGTCCATCTGCATGACTTTCGGAGTTTCCTACTGGCAGCTCTCTGGAATGCCGGACAACCTGTGGCTGAAGCTTTCTGTGATTATCTCCTGCGGCACTCTGGCCGCAGCCCTGATCCCGGAATTCACCAAAATTTTCACCTCCACCAAATCCGCTCACGTCAAGGAAGTGGTGACTGCAAGCCGCGAAGGCGGAGCCTCGCTCACCATCCTCTCCGGCATAGTGGCTGGAAATTTCAGCGCCTTCTGGATCGGCCTGATCATCATGGTGCTGATGTTCGCAGCATATGTGACCTCCAGTTACGGGCTTGCCGCTTTCATGCTCTATCCCTCCATCTTCGCCTTCGGCCTGGTGGCTTTCGGATTCCTGGGCATGGGTCCGGTCACGATCGCGGTCGACTCTTACGGTCCTGTCACAGACAACGCCCAGTCCATTTATGAACTTTCCATGATCGAAAGCGTTCCGAATGTGGCAGCCGAAATTGAGAAAGAATTCAAGTTCAAGCCGGATTTTGAAAAGAGCAAGCATTACCTGGAAGCCAACGACGGAGCAGGCAATACTTTCAAAGCCACGGCCAAGCCTGTGCTGATCGGTACAGCTGTCGTCGGCGCAACCACAATGATCTTTTCTCTGATACTTGTGTTGAAGAATACCCTGGGCGTTGAACCGGAAAAAGTCCTCAACCTGCTCAATCCCTATTCCATCCTGGGCACGATCGCCGGTGGAATGGTGATCTACTGGTTTTCCGGAGCTTCGATGCAGGCTGTGACCACCGGCGCTTACCGCGCAGTGGAGTATATCAAGAAGAATATCAAGCTTGAGGAGCAGGCCGGGGCAGATATTGAAAAGAGCAAAGAAGTGGTGAAGATCTGCACCCAGTATGCACAGGCCGGCATGTTCAACATCTTCCTGGCCATCTTCTGCTTCACCCTGGCGTTTGCCTTCTTTTCCGCCGCTGACAATGCGAATCCGATGCCCGCCGCCTTCTTCATCAGCTATCTGATCTCGATCGCGGTGTTCGGGCTCTTCTCTGCCATCTATATGGCCAATGCGGGCGGCTGCTGGGACAATGCCAAGAAGCTCGTGGAAGTAGACCTGAAGGAAAAAGGCACTCCGCTGCACGAAGCGACTGTGATCGGCGACACAGTGGGCGACCCGTTCAAGGACACCACTTCAGTGGCATTGAACCCGATCATCAAGTTCACCACTCTCTTCGGCCTGCTGGCCATGGAAATAGCCATTGTGCCAAGCTTCGTGCCAATAGCCCCCAAGGTCGGATTTCTCTTCTTCCTGGTAGCGTTGTTCTTTGTCTGGAGATCGTTCTATGGAATGAGGATCCCTGCCAAGGATGCAGCCTAG
- a CDS encoding TIGR03960 family B12-binding radical SAM protein, translated as MTGNDQQDLLRRVNHPGRYTGGEWNISRKPFENAIRFCLIFPDLYELGASNLSLRILYPILCSLPEVFADRCFMPDLDLCLLLTAEKKPLFALGSQKPLAEFDFLGFTLQHELTYSNIIHILNLSGIPPLRKDRGDKFPLIIGGGPSTVNPEPLADIFDLFFIGEAEQFLPEMIELYKNCREKAAFLQKAGNLDGVYLPGRYNFEFQGPLICKVSSETGAKRVLITDLDKAPLNLRDLVPYVSIVHDRAILEIQRGCDFGCRFCLAGYIYRPRRERDPATLISAAKEMLQATGWEELSLSSLSSFCHSRITEIVDALVPVLSSLQITLSLPSLRINSQSLPLFKKISRLKKTGITLVPETGSALLRRFINKKVSDEELFSTAQLLINEGWQTIKLYFMLGFSPETDEDVLATAEFCRKILEMGVRKHGNRFKLNVAVSHFVPKPHTPFQWEAFANLDSLRAKISLLSSRLHHKCIKLSYHDFESSWLEAILSRGDRRLSQVIIAAALAGARLDSWGDHFRSDIWREAFDKCGVDPAWYLRERNLDEILPWEKVETGVTREFLLSERNLAYQFQESPSCGEKCSQCGVCP; from the coding sequence ATGACAGGGAATGACCAGCAGGACCTTCTGCGCCGTGTCAACCACCCCGGTCGATATACGGGAGGAGAATGGAACATCTCCCGGAAACCGTTTGAGAATGCGATCCGTTTCTGCCTGATTTTCCCCGATCTTTATGAATTAGGCGCTTCCAATTTAAGCCTCCGCATCCTATACCCGATTCTCTGCTCTCTGCCGGAAGTCTTCGCAGACCGCTGTTTCATGCCTGACCTTGATCTCTGCCTCCTGCTGACTGCTGAAAAAAAACCTCTTTTTGCACTGGGGTCGCAGAAACCTCTGGCTGAATTCGATTTTCTGGGATTCACGCTCCAGCATGAACTGACTTATTCCAATATTATCCATATCCTCAATCTGTCCGGTATTCCACCTCTGCGTAAGGACAGGGGGGATAAGTTCCCGCTGATAATCGGAGGCGGCCCTTCCACTGTAAACCCTGAACCCCTGGCTGATATTTTTGATCTTTTTTTCATCGGCGAAGCTGAACAGTTTCTGCCGGAAATGATCGAGCTTTACAAAAACTGCAGAGAAAAGGCCGCATTTCTTCAAAAAGCCGGCAATCTGGATGGTGTTTATCTTCCCGGCAGATACAATTTCGAATTCCAGGGTCCGCTGATCTGCAAAGTTTCATCTGAAACCGGTGCGAAACGGGTGCTGATCACCGATCTGGACAAAGCCCCGCTCAATCTCCGCGATCTGGTTCCTTATGTTTCCATCGTGCATGACAGGGCGATCCTGGAAATTCAGAGGGGTTGTGATTTCGGCTGCCGCTTCTGCCTGGCCGGGTATATCTACCGGCCGCGCAGGGAAAGAGATCCGGCTACCCTGATCAGCGCAGCCAAAGAGATGCTGCAAGCCACAGGCTGGGAAGAACTGTCCCTGTCTTCGCTCAGCAGCTTCTGCCACAGCAGGATCACAGAGATCGTTGACGCACTGGTACCTGTTCTTTCCTCTCTGCAGATCACTCTGAGTCTTCCTTCCCTGCGGATCAACAGCCAGAGCCTGCCGCTGTTTAAAAAAATCAGCCGCCTGAAAAAAACGGGAATCACACTTGTCCCTGAAACCGGATCAGCACTGCTCAGGCGTTTCATCAATAAAAAAGTCAGCGACGAGGAGCTTTTCTCCACAGCACAACTCCTGATAAATGAGGGCTGGCAGACGATCAAGCTCTATTTCATGCTGGGATTTTCCCCGGAAACCGACGAGGACGTGCTGGCTACAGCGGAATTCTGCAGAAAGATCCTCGAAATGGGGGTCAGAAAGCATGGAAACAGATTCAAATTGAACGTGGCAGTCTCTCATTTCGTTCCCAAGCCTCACACTCCCTTCCAATGGGAAGCTTTCGCGAACCTGGATTCGCTGAGAGCCAAAATCTCCCTTTTGTCCAGCCGCCTGCATCACAAATGCATCAAGCTGAGTTATCACGATTTCGAGTCATCCTGGCTGGAAGCTATCCTGTCCCGCGGCGACCGCAGGCTGTCGCAGGTGATCATCGCAGCAGCCCTCGCAGGCGCCAGGCTCGACTCCTGGGGCGATCACTTCCGGTCCGATATCTGGCGCGAAGCTTTTGATAAATGCGGCGTGGATCCTGCATGGTATCTCAGAGAGAGAAACCTTGATGAAATCCTGCCCTGGGAAAAGGTTGAGACAGGAGTGACACGAGAATTTCTTCTGTCAGAGCGCAATCTGGCTTATCAATTCCAGGAAAGCCCGTCCTGCGGAGAAAAATGCAGCCAGTGCGGGGTTTGTCCGTAG
- a CDS encoding tetratricopeptide repeat protein, translating to MKRLLSVIIILGLCVSGCGRRESRHKLALLPEYRNSAEANYNVGATLASNEKYEEALPYLKRSLELDPNYFKAYNALGLIEARKDKMQEAAAYFLKAIKISDEYPDAHYNLGICMLHLGNAERGLSELQRTVELDPHYPAALFALASQYNRTGQKELAQKYYEASLKEEPDNPQALLSLGWIYYEKNAISQAIDRIKLALQYAPDYAEAYFRLGSIYQYQNINAKAEELYLKAIEKDPRLKDAYLNLADLYANDNKAEKAKYYYKAALALDSSNQYVQKKLEQLKTVKESNP from the coding sequence ATGAAACGCTTGTTATCAGTAATCATAATTTTAGGCCTGTGTGTTTCCGGCTGCGGCCGGCGTGAATCCCGCCACAAACTCGCCCTGCTCCCTGAATACAGGAACAGTGCTGAGGCCAATTACAATGTCGGAGCCACCCTCGCCTCCAACGAAAAATATGAGGAAGCCCTGCCTTACCTGAAGAGATCCCTGGAACTCGACCCGAATTATTTCAAAGCTTACAACGCACTCGGCTTGATCGAGGCCAGGAAAGATAAAATGCAGGAGGCAGCCGCTTATTTTCTCAAGGCCATCAAAATCAGCGATGAATATCCGGATGCCCATTACAACCTGGGAATCTGCATGCTTCATCTTGGAAACGCTGAGCGGGGTCTTTCCGAACTGCAGAGAACCGTTGAGCTGGACCCTCATTACCCAGCCGCCCTGTTTGCACTGGCCTCTCAATACAACCGGACAGGCCAGAAGGAACTGGCTCAAAAATATTACGAGGCTTCCCTTAAGGAAGAACCTGATAATCCTCAAGCCCTCCTCTCACTGGGCTGGATTTATTACGAAAAAAATGCCATTTCACAAGCCATAGACAGGATCAAACTTGCCCTGCAATATGCTCCCGACTATGCTGAAGCATACTTCCGGCTTGGTTCAATCTACCAGTATCAGAACATCAATGCCAAGGCCGAAGAACTTTACCTGAAAGCAATCGAAAAAGACCCCAGACTCAAGGATGCTTATCTCAACCTGGCTGACCTCTATGCCAACGACAACAAAGCGGAAAAGGCAAAATACTACTACAAGGCGGCACTGGCACTCGACAGCAGCAACCAGTATGTCCAGAAAAAACTGGAGCAGTTGAAGACCGTCAAAGAATCAAATCCATGA